The following proteins come from a genomic window of Bacillales bacterium:
- a CDS encoding cytochrome c biogenesis protein ResB encodes MDKTICECGHDNPYGTILCEACGKPLEEERTRELLTMRYEGSARRSQTYKRTAIDKVWNFFSSVKVGVTLIVLVFSASAIGTIFPQAVYIPPQADPASFYREQYWIFGELYYRMGFDHLYSSWWFIVLIALLGLSTIIASIDRGVPLYRALKNQSVTRHDIFMRRQRLFSQTETKAVTETMAAAERALREKRYNIREADGNVFAEKGKFSRWGAYVNHCGLIIVMIGAMLRFFPGMYIDKNFWVSEGQTKKIPGTNGEYYIENHDFILEMYDKNDDRFGKAVREEANGMLPKNYQTNVTLYRRTDEGILGSDPQLKKMKDDKIRVNHPLEFGDYAVYQVDFQINAFSKMSFSLSKKNNEKKSFGTFTVDLYDPKDVYRLKDGYKVKLLAYFPDFYFNDKNEPATKSPIPNNPAFVFKMFTPDKPEGETAFVAIRKNADINGTNEYKLNFAGLETKDISALNVHKDETLWIIVFGAILFMIGVVQGLYWQYRRIWLKRKDGEIWLAASTNKNWYGLQKDLQHVADAAALNEPKDKLKT; translated from the coding sequence TTGGATAAAACGATATGCGAATGCGGACATGACAACCCGTACGGCACGATCTTATGCGAAGCATGCGGGAAACCGCTTGAGGAAGAACGAACGCGAGAACTATTGACGATGCGCTATGAAGGAAGTGCGCGCCGCTCGCAAACGTATAAAAGAACGGCGATCGACAAAGTGTGGAATTTCTTTTCCTCGGTCAAAGTCGGCGTGACCCTGATTGTGCTCGTTTTTTCGGCATCGGCGATCGGAACGATTTTTCCTCAAGCCGTGTACATTCCGCCGCAAGCCGACCCGGCGTCTTTTTATCGCGAACAGTACTGGATTTTCGGCGAATTGTACTACCGGATGGGGTTCGATCATTTGTACAGTTCGTGGTGGTTCATCGTCTTGATTGCGCTTCTCGGTTTGTCAACGATCATCGCCAGTATCGACCGCGGAGTTCCGTTGTACCGAGCGTTGAAAAATCAAAGCGTCACCCGTCATGACATTTTCATGCGCCGGCAGCGCCTGTTCAGCCAAACGGAAACGAAAGCGGTTACCGAGACGATGGCTGCCGCCGAGCGAGCGTTGCGCGAGAAAAGATACAACATTCGCGAAGCTGACGGGAACGTGTTTGCGGAAAAAGGAAAGTTTTCGCGGTGGGGTGCTTACGTCAATCATTGCGGCTTGATTATCGTCATGATCGGGGCGATGCTTCGTTTTTTCCCCGGCATGTACATCGATAAAAATTTCTGGGTCAGCGAAGGGCAAACGAAAAAAATTCCCGGAACGAACGGCGAATATTATATTGAAAATCACGATTTCATTTTGGAAATGTACGACAAGAACGATGATCGGTTTGGAAAAGCGGTGCGCGAGGAAGCGAACGGAATGCTTCCGAAAAACTATCAAACGAACGTAACGCTTTACCGGCGGACCGATGAGGGGATTCTCGGATCTGATCCGCAATTGAAAAAGATGAAAGACGACAAGATTCGCGTCAATCATCCGCTGGAGTTCGGTGATTATGCCGTTTACCAAGTTGACTTTCAGATTAATGCGTTCAGCAAGATGAGCTTTTCGTTAAGCAAAAAGAACAACGAGAAAAAATCGTTCGGGACGTTCACCGTCGATTTGTACGATCCGAAAGACGTGTATCGGTTGAAAGACGGATACAAAGTGAAATTGCTCGCGTACTTTCCCGATTTTTATTTTAACGACAAAAACGAACCGGCGACGAAATCGCCGATCCCGAACAACCCGGCGTTTGTTTTCAAAATGTTTACGCCCGATAAGCCGGAAGGCGAAACCGCATTTGTCGCGATTCGGAAAAATGCCGATATTAACGGAACGAACGAATACAAGTTGAATTTCGCGGGTCTTGAGACGAAAGACATAAGCGCTTTGAACGTTCACAAGGACGAAACGTTATGGATCATCGTATTCGGGGCAATCCTGTTCATGATCGGCGTTGTGCAAGGCTTGTATTGGCAGTACCGCCGGATTTGGCTGAAAAGAAAAGACGGCGAAATTTGGCTGGCCGCTTCGACGAACAAAAACTGGTACGGGTTGCAAAAAGATTTGCAGCACGTCGCGGACGCGGCCGCATTGAATGAACCGAAAGACAAGTTGAAAACCTAA
- the ccsB gene encoding c-type cytochrome biogenesis protein CcsB: MAELSSNLLLIAFILYVADTIVFAIALTGKNWDRRDPEDHEKTWGRLGYLLAFFGFLFQLGYFITRWIAESHVPVSNLFEFTTFFGMMLVFAFLIIYSIYKKNVLGLFTIPVAVIVIAYASVFPSEMAPLIPALQSYWLYIHVTTAATGEAILAVSFGAGLIYLIRVVDQSRSSKHTFWLEFVMYSMLATVAFVVISWGFRAADYHVAFQWVNEKGEQAKIVYEMPAIAGPYEGTKLTENTFGPLFSTPSWMHGANAPTKLNTFIWSMFGGLILYGLIRLALRKRISAAIQPVVKDVRPQLADEISYRAVAIGLPVFTLGGLIFAAIWAQEAWTRFWGWDPKEVWALITFLFYVAYLHLRLSRGWHGTKSAWLCVIGFVIIMFNLIFVNLVIAGLHSYA; this comes from the coding sequence ATGGCCGAATTGAGCAGCAACTTGTTGTTAATCGCATTTATTTTGTATGTCGCCGACACGATCGTGTTTGCGATTGCTTTGACAGGCAAGAATTGGGACCGCCGCGACCCGGAAGACCATGAGAAAACGTGGGGGCGTCTCGGTTATTTGCTCGCGTTCTTCGGTTTTCTGTTCCAGCTCGGTTATTTCATCACGCGCTGGATTGCCGAGAGCCACGTGCCTGTCAGCAACCTGTTCGAATTTACAACCTTTTTCGGCATGATGCTCGTCTTTGCGTTTCTTATCATTTATTCGATTTACAAAAAAAACGTCCTTGGATTGTTCACAATTCCGGTCGCTGTGATCGTGATCGCTTACGCGAGCGTGTTTCCTTCGGAAATGGCGCCGCTCATTCCCGCTTTGCAAAGCTACTGGCTTTATATTCACGTTACGACAGCGGCCACCGGCGAGGCGATTCTAGCTGTAAGTTTCGGCGCCGGCCTCATTTACTTGATTCGCGTCGTGGACCAATCGAGATCGAGCAAACATACGTTTTGGCTCGAATTCGTCATGTATTCGATGTTGGCCACGGTCGCGTTCGTCGTCATCTCTTGGGGGTTTCGGGCCGCCGACTATCATGTCGCTTTCCAATGGGTGAACGAGAAAGGGGAACAGGCGAAGATCGTGTATGAAATGCCGGCCATTGCCGGACCCTACGAAGGAACAAAACTAACAGAGAACACCTTCGGACCGTTGTTTTCAACGCCTTCGTGGATGCACGGCGCCAACGCGCCGACAAAACTGAACACGTTCATTTGGTCGATGTTCGGCGGATTGATTTTATATGGGCTCATTCGTTTGGCGCTTCGAAAAAGAATTTCCGCGGCCATTCAGCCCGTCGTGAAAGACGTACGCCCGCAGTTGGCGGATGAAATCAGTTACCGCGCGGTAGCGATCGGATTGCCCGTCTTTACCCTCGGAGGGCTTATTTTCGCCGCGATATGGGCGCAGGAAGCTTGGACCCGATTTTGGGGTTGGGATCCAAAGGAAGTGTGGGCGTTAATCACGTTTTTGTTTTATGTCGCGTATTTGCATTTGCGCCTGTCGCGAGGTTGGCACGGAACGAAATCCGCATGGCTTTGCGTGATCGGTTTCGTGATCATCATGTTCAATCTCATTTTCGTCAACTTGGTCATTGCCGGATTGCATTCTTACGCTTAA
- a CDS encoding response regulator transcription factor — protein sequence MDKKTTVLVVDDEERIRRLLRMYLEREHYSVEEAEDGETALEMALAKEYDLILLDLMMPGMDGEEVCRRLREKKATPVIMLTAKEEEADRVQGFEAGTDDYVVKPFSPREVVLRVKALLRRASTTKFLETDTTTKNVLMFPHLMIDHDAHRVKVDDKEVSLTPKEYELIYFLAQAPDKVFSREQLLKEVWNYDFFGDLRTVDTHVKRLREKLSRISPEAADMIVTVWGVGYKFEVVNE from the coding sequence ATCGATAAAAAAACAACCGTATTGGTCGTCGACGATGAAGAACGGATTCGCCGCCTGCTCCGAATGTATTTGGAAAGAGAGCATTATTCGGTCGAAGAAGCTGAAGACGGGGAAACGGCGTTGGAAATGGCGCTTGCTAAGGAGTACGACCTTATTTTGCTCGACTTGATGATGCCGGGGATGGACGGCGAAGAAGTGTGCCGGCGTTTGCGCGAGAAAAAAGCGACCCCGGTCATCATGTTGACGGCGAAAGAAGAGGAAGCTGACCGAGTGCAAGGTTTTGAAGCGGGGACCGACGATTACGTTGTAAAGCCGTTCAGTCCGCGCGAGGTCGTGCTGCGCGTGAAAGCGTTGCTCAGAAGGGCGTCGACGACGAAATTTCTCGAAACCGATACGACGACGAAAAACGTGCTCATGTTTCCGCATTTGATGATCGATCACGATGCCCACCGCGTGAAAGTGGATGACAAGGAAGTCAGTTTGACACCGAAAGAATACGAACTGATCTATTTCCTCGCTCAAGCGCCGGATAAAGTATTTTCCCGCGAACAGTTGTTAAAGGAAGTGTGGAATTACGATTTCTTCGGCGATTTGCGGACGGTCGACACGCACGTAAAACGATTGCGTGAAAAATTAAGCCGAATTTCCCCCGAGGCGGCCGACATGATTGTCACCGTTTGGGGAGTCGGCTACAAGTTTGAGGTCGTGAACGAGTAA
- a CDS encoding ATP-binding protein has product MTWLWRSVVGKLWITILMLVSVVLFILTVLLLQFFENYYTQQAEQDLKGLAWQISGIMEKYDDHDTALNTSWEILKAHAARGLIVKNDETQWASPQKPDLPSLSYEVFQNDPELSRVLENDKPVTKLGGRKNILIVGVPMHLNGNDGAVYLYQSLEVIRHTTDQAKKLIYISAAIAIILTTFFAFFLSTRIAAPLRKMREAALQVAQGKFNVKVPIVTHDEIGELAVAFNRMGRELKGNITALNQEKEQLSGVLSSMADGVLTFDRNGKILVTNPPARRFLQAWHHDNGNEARHELPDAVNELFTRVVNLEKEQMTEVTIQGRSWVLVMTPLYNQAFIRGAVAVLRDMTEERRLDKLRKDFIANVSHELRTPVSMLRGYSEAIVDDIAASDAEKKEIARIIYEESLRMGRLVNELLDLARMEAGHIHIRRVEVGITEYFERIIRKFSGIAKEKHVELTLSLKGEGEAVFDPDRIEQVLTNLIDNAIRHCSEGGEVTLAVAAMKDGMKVSVADTGSGIPEEDLPFVFERFYKADKARTRGRKSGTGLGLAIAKNLVEAHEGSIGVKSKIGEGTTFSFFIPRISEDRGKS; this is encoded by the coding sequence ATGACGTGGTTATGGCGCAGTGTCGTCGGTAAGTTATGGATCACCATATTAATGCTCGTTTCGGTCGTTTTGTTTATTTTGACGGTGCTTTTGCTGCAATTTTTTGAAAATTATTATACACAGCAAGCGGAACAAGACTTGAAAGGATTGGCTTGGCAAATTTCCGGGATCATGGAAAAATATGATGACCACGATACGGCATTGAACACATCTTGGGAAATTTTAAAAGCGCACGCCGCACGGGGGTTGATCGTGAAAAACGATGAAACGCAATGGGCGTCTCCGCAAAAGCCGGATTTGCCGAGCTTGTCTTACGAAGTTTTTCAAAACGATCCGGAACTTTCCCGTGTTTTGGAAAACGACAAGCCGGTCACGAAACTCGGCGGACGCAAAAACATATTGATCGTCGGCGTTCCGATGCATTTGAACGGCAATGACGGGGCCGTCTATTTATATCAATCGCTCGAGGTCATCCGCCATACGACCGACCAAGCGAAAAAACTCATTTACATCAGTGCCGCGATCGCGATCATTTTAACGACGTTTTTCGCATTCTTCCTTTCCACGCGCATCGCGGCGCCGCTGAGAAAAATGCGCGAGGCGGCGTTGCAGGTCGCGCAAGGAAAGTTCAACGTGAAAGTACCGATCGTCACCCATGATGAAATCGGGGAACTCGCCGTTGCTTTCAACCGAATGGGGCGGGAGCTCAAGGGGAACATCACCGCGCTCAATCAAGAAAAAGAACAGCTGTCCGGAGTGTTAAGCAGCATGGCCGACGGCGTGTTGACGTTTGACCGAAACGGAAAAATTCTCGTGACGAATCCGCCCGCCCGCCGCTTTCTGCAAGCATGGCATCATGACAACGGCAATGAAGCGAGGCACGAGCTGCCCGATGCCGTAAACGAATTGTTTACTCGCGTCGTCAATCTCGAAAAAGAACAAATGACGGAAGTCACCATTCAAGGGCGCAGCTGGGTGCTTGTCATGACGCCGTTGTATAACCAGGCGTTCATAAGAGGAGCGGTGGCAGTGCTTCGCGATATGACGGAGGAGCGGCGGCTCGATAAATTGAGGAAAGATTTCATCGCCAACGTTTCGCATGAATTGCGCACGCCAGTTTCCATGTTGCGCGGCTACAGCGAAGCGATCGTCGATGACATCGCAGCTTCCGATGCGGAAAAAAAAGAAATCGCGAGAATCATCTACGAAGAGTCGCTTCGCATGGGCCGGCTCGTCAATGAACTGCTCGACTTGGCGCGTATGGAAGCGGGCCACATTCACATTCGTCGGGTGGAAGTCGGGATCACCGAATACTTCGAACGGATCATTCGCAAGTTCAGCGGGATCGCGAAGGAAAAACATGTCGAATTGACCTTGTCCTTAAAAGGGGAAGGAGAAGCCGTCTTTGATCCAGACCGCATCGAGCAAGTGTTGACGAATCTGATCGATAATGCGATTCGCCATTGCTCGGAAGGCGGGGAAGTCACTTTGGCGGTCGCCGCGATGAAGGACGGCATGAAAGTGTCGGTCGCCGATACCGGTTCAGGTATTCCCGAAGAGGATCTTCCTTTCGTGTTTGAACGTTTCTACAAAGCCGACAAAGCGAGAACGAGAGGCCGCAAGTCAGGCACGGGACTCGGACTGGCGATCGCGAAAAATCTCGTCGAAGCCCATGAAGGGTCGATCGGCGTGAAAAGCAAGATCGGTGAAGGGACGACGTTTTCGTTTTTCATTCCGCGAATTTCGGAGGATCGCGGCAAATCGTGA
- a CDS encoding peptidoglycan DD-metalloendopeptidase family protein → MNDFIKRVAVVFLLFVGISLLILGGKKIDAAGTDEWQWPIDGVITSTFGERGGTHYGIDLAAPKGTPVHAAKAGVVKKSYRSASYGNVVFLLHNNGYETVYAHLEKRYVNKGEHVQQGEVIGRVGSTGHSTGPHLHFEVHNGLWNVHKTKAVDPLLVLGNDQPPASSVHASGIDKSSPDETAGAKIVYTIKKGDTLWALSRMYDVSVNELKRWNGLSSDLIIAGDTLVIHKAPLQTYSGYKLQRLSGAFPHPQT, encoded by the coding sequence ATGAACGATTTCATAAAAAGGGTTGCCGTTGTCTTCCTCTTGTTTGTCGGAATTTCCTTGTTGATTCTTGGAGGCAAGAAAATCGACGCCGCCGGAACAGATGAATGGCAATGGCCGATCGATGGTGTCATTACCAGCACCTTCGGCGAACGAGGCGGCACCCATTACGGCATCGACCTTGCAGCTCCGAAAGGAACACCGGTGCATGCGGCGAAAGCGGGCGTCGTGAAAAAGTCGTATCGTTCGGCCAGCTATGGAAATGTTGTCTTTCTTTTACATAACAACGGGTATGAAACGGTATACGCCCATCTCGAGAAACGGTACGTGAACAAAGGAGAACACGTGCAGCAAGGGGAAGTGATCGGACGAGTCGGAAGCACCGGGCATTCGACCGGGCCGCACTTGCATTTTGAGGTGCACAACGGGCTGTGGAACGTTCACAAAACGAAAGCCGTAGATCCTTTGCTTGTGCTCGGCAACGATCAGCCGCCAGCCTCCTCCGTGCATGCAAGCGGGATCGACAAGTCTTCGCCGGACGAGACCGCAGGCGCGAAAATCGTCTATACGATCAAAAAAGGAGACACCCTTTGGGCGCTCTCCCGAATGTACGATGTTTCGGTCAATGAGTTGAAACGTTGGAACGGCTTGTCGTCCGATTTGATTATTGCCGGCGATACGCTCGTCATTCACAAGGCTCCGCTGCAGACGTACAGCGGCTATAAGCTCCAGCGGTTAAGCGGCGCCTTTCCTCATCCGCAAACATAA
- a CDS encoding inorganic diphosphatase, with protein sequence MSKENRVVDVLVEIPAGSQNKYEFDKEKGVFKLDRVLFSPMHYPTEYGYIENTLALDGDPLDVLVYTTFPTFPGCVIESRVIGMLNMSDEKGQDEKLLAVPTEDPRFNDVTSLEDMPKHVLDEIAHFFKVYKDLENKKTTIGDWEGSDRAAQVIDESFKRYEQQ encoded by the coding sequence ATGAGTAAAGAAAACCGCGTGGTCGACGTGCTGGTAGAAATTCCGGCCGGAAGCCAGAACAAGTATGAGTTTGACAAGGAAAAAGGCGTATTTAAGCTGGACCGTGTTTTGTTTTCACCGATGCATTACCCGACAGAGTACGGTTACATAGAAAATACATTGGCCTTAGACGGCGATCCGCTCGACGTCCTCGTGTACACGACATTCCCGACGTTTCCCGGCTGCGTGATCGAGTCCCGGGTAATCGGCATGTTGAACATGAGCGATGAAAAAGGACAAGACGAAAAATTGCTTGCCGTACCGACTGAGGATCCGCGCTTCAATGACGTGACCAGCCTTGAAGACATGCCAAAGCACGTGCTGGATGAAATCGCGCATTTCTTCAAAGTGTACAAAGACTTGGAAAACAAAAAAACGACGATCGGTGATTGGGAAGGGTCGGATCGAGCGGCTCAAGTGATCGACGAATCTTTCAAAAGGTACGAACAACAGTAA
- a CDS encoding CPBP family intramembrane glutamic endopeptidase, with amino-acid sequence MRRKQSQAEKIRQLSDHELIINLYVTQLLLAAVTVILAFLFFDYPGDIGEWIRWRPLAIVMYGGGFALLVLLLDWFLTVTVPDELYSDGGVNERIFSALSVPHIFVAALVIAVVEECLFRGVLQVQFGIVFASALFAVLHIRYLRKVVLFFVTVVLSFMLGWLFLVTHNLLATIFAHFVIDFVLGVTVHFHAQKKGGGKVESTENGRIPSDGNTDPDR; translated from the coding sequence ATGAGACGTAAACAAAGTCAGGCGGAGAAAATCCGACAACTGTCCGATCACGAGTTGATCATCAATCTGTATGTGACGCAATTGCTGCTTGCCGCCGTTACGGTGATTCTCGCTTTCTTGTTTTTCGACTATCCCGGCGACATCGGCGAATGGATTCGGTGGCGTCCCTTGGCGATCGTCATGTATGGCGGCGGTTTCGCCCTTCTCGTGCTGCTGCTGGATTGGTTTTTAACGGTTACAGTTCCGGATGAACTATACAGTGACGGGGGCGTCAATGAAAGAATATTTTCCGCGCTGTCGGTGCCGCATATTTTCGTCGCCGCGCTTGTCATAGCTGTCGTTGAGGAATGCTTGTTCCGCGGCGTCTTGCAAGTGCAGTTCGGAATCGTCTTTGCCAGTGCGTTGTTTGCCGTGCTTCATATTCGATATTTGCGGAAAGTCGTTTTGTTTTTCGTTACCGTGGTATTAAGTTTTATGTTAGGCTGGCTGTTTTTGGTTACGCACAATTTGCTGGCGACGATCTTTGCCCATTTTGTCATCGATTTCGTACTCGGTGTTACCGTTCACTTTCATGCTCAAAAAAAAGGAGGCGGTAAGGTTGAATCAACAGAAAACGGAAGAATCCCTTCCGACGGGAACACAGACCCGGACAGATGA
- a CDS encoding DUF2663 family protein — protein MEDFAEERYVSEVTRNVLKELIERKQELNRCRKHTLRGSVCMLTGVASLFLYALATKGSLLSDFSFASLQQMFRDPLIWGLTLFVLAAYLYLRAVSIKAKEADDEYEELREEIIERLEELFGEPDAWKHRHLVFRRLEQGHDINLYHTH, from the coding sequence ATGGAGGATTTCGCGGAGGAACGATACGTTTCGGAAGTGACGAGAAACGTATTGAAAGAACTGATTGAGCGCAAACAGGAACTGAACCGTTGCAGAAAACATACGCTCAGAGGGAGCGTTTGCATGCTGACAGGCGTTGCGTCGTTGTTTCTATACGCGTTGGCAACGAAGGGGTCATTGCTGAGCGACTTTTCGTTCGCATCGTTGCAACAAATGTTTCGGGATCCGCTGATCTGGGGATTGACTCTGTTCGTTCTTGCTGCTTATTTGTATCTCAGGGCGGTGTCGATCAAAGCGAAAGAAGCTGACGACGAATACGAGGAGTTGAGGGAAGAGATTATCGAGCGGTTGGAAGAATTGTTCGGCGAGCCGGACGCATGGAAACATCGCCACCTCGTGTTTCGCCGGCTCGAACAAGGTCATGACATTAATTTATACCACACGCATTAG
- a CDS encoding manganese catalase family protein, which translates to MWIYEKKLQYPVRVSTCNPTLARFLIEQYGGADGELSAALRYLNQRYTIPDKVVGLLNDIGTEELAHLEMIATMVYKLTKDATAEDMKRAGLGDHYADHDKALFYHNAAGKPWTAAYIQAKGDPIADLYEDIAAEEKARATYQWIINMSDDPDLNDGLRFLREREVVHSQRFREAVEILKEDQGKKKFF; encoded by the coding sequence ATGTGGATTTATGAAAAAAAATTGCAGTACCCGGTGCGCGTGAGCACGTGCAACCCTACACTTGCGAGATTTTTGATCGAACAATACGGCGGGGCCGACGGCGAGCTGTCCGCTGCCTTGCGTTATTTGAATCAGCGTTACACGATACCCGATAAAGTCGTCGGTTTGTTGAACGATATCGGCACCGAAGAACTGGCGCATCTCGAAATGATCGCGACGATGGTGTACAAACTCACGAAAGACGCGACCGCCGAAGACATGAAACGGGCTGGTCTCGGCGACCATTACGCCGATCACGACAAAGCGTTGTTTTACCATAATGCCGCCGGGAAACCGTGGACGGCCGCTTACATTCAGGCGAAAGGCGATCCAATCGCCGACTTGTATGAAGACATCGCCGCCGAGGAAAAAGCGAGAGCCACGTACCAGTGGATCATCAATATGTCGGATGATCCGGATTTGAACGACGGTCTGCGGTTTTTGCGGGAACGAGAAGTCGTTCATTCGCAGCGTTTTCGCGAAGCCGTGGAAATCTTAAAAGAAGACCAAGGGAAGAAAAAATTCTTTTGA
- a CDS encoding spore coat protein CotJB, with amino-acid sequence MKKQPLPKEFYQWMENLQAVDFVLVELNLYLDTHPQDQSAVNQYNEYVHQRKKIADKIETVYGPLKGFGQSYAGYPWNWDDPPWPWQL; translated from the coding sequence ATGAAGAAACAACCCCTCCCGAAAGAATTTTACCAATGGATGGAAAACCTTCAGGCGGTTGACTTCGTTCTCGTCGAACTGAACCTTTATTTGGATACACATCCGCAAGATCAAAGCGCGGTCAACCAATACAACGAGTATGTCCACCAACGAAAAAAAATCGCCGATAAAATTGAAACGGTCTACGGGCCGTTAAAAGGATTCGGGCAGAGTTACGCGGGTTATCCGTGGAATTGGGACGATCCGCCGTGGCCGTGGCAGCTGTAA
- a CDS encoding spore coat associated protein CotJA has product MTMTRKFYQPYRSPFDPCRPLPCETYETPPELFLGFQPYHLQQYKPLEALKQGTLWPALFDPYENPYKQMGKGGKP; this is encoded by the coding sequence ATGACGATGACGCGAAAGTTTTATCAACCGTATCGAAGTCCGTTTGACCCATGCCGGCCGCTGCCCTGCGAAACGTATGAAACACCTCCAGAACTTTTTCTTGGCTTTCAGCCTTACCATTTGCAGCAATATAAACCATTGGAAGCATTGAAACAGGGAACGCTCTGGCCGGCATTGTTCGACCCGTACGAAAATCCGTACAAACAAATGGGAAAGGGTGGAAAGCCATGA
- a CDS encoding metallophosphoesterase: MVFGLVIGIAAIAFVIIWVVRMWMEAHRDVVLHHDVHLDNLPEALDGTTFFFISDVHRRVIAEEIITAVDGRASFIVIGGDLTEKGVPFDRVETNVRRLRDLAPVYFVWGNNDYEVDARKLETLLHACGVHILDNSAALLENEGARLVLVGVDDYGTERDRLDLAMDDAPKDGFRLLISHNPDIREKVESNMGISFILSGHTHGGQIRLFGWGPREKGGMKQYPGYTLLISNGYGTTTIPLRFNAPAETHLISLKRNENACLDRA, from the coding sequence ATGGTTTTCGGACTCGTGATCGGTATCGCCGCAATCGCATTCGTTATCATTTGGGTCGTTCGGATGTGGATGGAAGCGCATCGGGACGTTGTTCTTCATCATGACGTACATTTGGACAACCTTCCTGAAGCGTTGGACGGCACGACCTTTTTTTTCATTTCCGACGTCCACCGCCGGGTCATTGCCGAAGAGATCATAACTGCGGTTGACGGGCGGGCCTCCTTTATTGTTATCGGAGGAGACTTGACGGAAAAAGGCGTCCCGTTTGACCGGGTGGAAACGAATGTGCGCCGATTGCGGGACCTTGCACCGGTTTATTTTGTTTGGGGGAACAACGATTATGAAGTCGATGCTCGAAAACTAGAGACCTTGTTGCACGCGTGCGGTGTTCATATTCTCGACAACAGCGCCGCCCTTTTGGAGAATGAGGGTGCCCGTCTCGTGCTCGTCGGTGTTGACGATTACGGGACGGAAAGAGACCGGCTCGATCTCGCGATGGATGACGCTCCAAAAGACGGTTTCCGTCTGCTGATCAGCCATAATCCGGACATCCGCGAAAAGGTCGAATCGAACATGGGGATTTCCTTCATTTTGAGCGGTCATACGCACGGCGGACAAATCCGGCTGTTCGGCTGGGGGCCGCGTGAAAAAGGCGGGATGAAGCAATACCCTGGGTACACGCTGTTGATCAGCAACGGTTACGGAACCACGACGATTCCATTGCGCTTCAACGCTCCGGCGGAGACCCATTTGATTTCGTTAAAAAGGAATGAAAATGCTTGTCTCGACAGAGCCTAA
- a CDS encoding genetic competence negative regulator — protein sequence MRLERLNSDKIKIFLTFDDLSERGISKDEIWQDLPKVHDLFRDMMLEANDELGFKADGPIAVEVFSLPAQGMVVIVSKGMNDGEFFEDDDDDYIEMQVTVDESSDVFYEFSSFEDVIALSGRLHPLNVGGGTLYSYNGCFYLHFDEEEMEAYDWSGLIALLSEFGNPSTITHYRVSEYGKKLMENGAVARLFETFLNR from the coding sequence ATGCGATTGGAACGATTGAATTCAGATAAAATCAAGATCTTTCTTACGTTTGATGACTTAAGCGAGCGAGGCATCTCGAAAGACGAAATTTGGCAAGACCTGCCGAAAGTCCATGATTTGTTTCGCGACATGATGCTGGAAGCCAACGATGAACTCGGGTTCAAAGCCGACGGACCGATTGCGGTTGAAGTGTTTTCACTTCCCGCCCAAGGCATGGTCGTCATCGTATCCAAAGGAATGAACGACGGGGAGTTTTTCGAAGACGACGATGACGACTACATCGAAATGCAAGTCACTGTCGATGAAAGCAGCGACGTGTTCTATGAGTTTTCCTCGTTTGAAGATGTGATCGCATTGTCCGGTCGTTTGCACCCGTTAAACGTCGGCGGCGGTACGCTTTATTCGTACAACGGCTGTTTTTATTTACATTTCGACGAAGAGGAAATGGAAGCGTATGATTGGTCGGGTTTGATTGCCTTGCTTTCCGAGTTTGGCAACCCTTCGACCATCACTCATTACCGGGTGAGTGAATACGGCAAGAAGTTGATGGAAAACGGGGCGGTCGCCCGCCTTTTCGAAACGTTTTTGAACCGTTAA